One genomic window of Salvia miltiorrhiza cultivar Shanhuang (shh) chromosome 4, IMPLAD_Smil_shh, whole genome shotgun sequence includes the following:
- the LOC131022157 gene encoding protoheme IX farnesyltransferase, mitochondrial, whose translation MWRRNSLSLARLSSNPSPLLLLRTSPKSHRHGSLARSNSTSPDSASAADPVAWSQSGAHVRFIGTRATCGSAVDLPPATAVADLVKHYSRCYWELSKARLSMLVVATSGTGYILGSGSSIDYLGLCCTCAGTMMVAASANSLNQVFEVKNDARMNRTRQRPLPSGRITRPHAIMWASSMGLAGTTLLACQANMLAAGLAASNLVLYAFVYTPLKQIHPVNTWVGAIVGAIPPLLGWAAASGQISLNSMMLPAALYFWQLPHFMALAYLCRKDYADGGFKMFSLADPSGYRTAWVALRNCLYLLPLGYLAYDWGIASGWFCVESTLLALAISSTAGLFLLNRTAKNARRMFHASLLYLPVFMGGLLLHRRSDNELPVAAENSNQLAELSSSSLDGELAEPPTPRKNRRPAQSRPPVAYASIAPFPFLPAPYVRD comes from the exons ATGTGGAGAAGAAACTCATTGAGTCTCGCTCGCCTAAGCTCCAACCCTTCTCCGCTTCTCCTCCTCCGCACCTCCCCTAAATCTCACCGCCATGGGTCCCTCGCTCGATCCAATTCCACCAGCCCCGACTCCGCGTCAGCCGCAGATCCCGTCGCTTGGTCTCAATCCGGGGCTCATGTTCGGTTCATCGGCACGCGTGCGACGTGCGGTAGCGCCGTTGACCTGCCGCCGGCGACGGCGGTGGCGGACTTGGTTAAGCACTACAGCAGATGCTATTGGGAGCTCTCCAAAGCTCGATTAAG CATGCTAGTCGTGGCCACCTCGGGCACTGGATATATTCTTGGGAGCGGTAGTTCGATTGACTACCTCGGCCTTTGCTGCACGTGTGCAGGCACCATGATGGTTGCAGCTTCGGCTAACTCCTTAAACCAG GTGTTTGAGGTTAAAAATGATGCAAGGATGAATAGAACTAGACAAAGACCGCTACCATCTGGGCGTATTACCAGACCTCATGCAATTATGTGGGCATCTTCTATGGGTTTAGCAGGCACTACTCTACTGGCTTGCCAG GCTAATATGCTGGCAGCAGGCCTTGCAGCTTCCAATCTTGTCCTCTATGCATTTGTGTATACTCCGCTAAAACAAATTCATCCAGTAAATACCTGGGTTGGAGCTATAGTCGGTGCTATCCCACCTCTCCTTGG GTGGGCTGCAGCTTCTGGCCAAATCTCACTTAATTCAATGATGCTTCCTGCTGCTCTATATTTTTGGCAACTACCTCATTTTATGGCCCTCGCGTACTTATGTCGCAAGGATTATGCTGATGGAGG GTTCAAGATGTTCTCACTTGCCGATCCTTCTGGCTACAGAACAGCATGGGTTGCGCTGAGGAACTGTCTTTATCTGCTTCCGCTGGGTTACCTGGCTTACGATT GGGGTATCGCATCAGGGTGGTTCTGTGTGGAGTCGACACTCCTCGCTCTTGCAATCAGTTCCACTGCAGGATTGTTCTTGTTAAACCGCACAGCCAAAAATGCACGGAGGATGTTCCATGCTAGCCTCCTTTATCTTCCCGTATTCATGGGAGGGCTTCTATTGCACCGACGTTCTGATAACGAGCTGCCTGTTGCTGCAGAGAACTCGAATCAATTAGCTGAGTTGTCATCATCCTCCTTAGATGGAGAGCTGGCCGAACCTCCCACCCCTCGGAAAAACAGAAGACCAGCTCAATCACGACCTCCGGTAGCTTATGCCTCCATCGCTCCGTTTCCATTCTTACCAGCACCATACGTCAGGGACTAA
- the LOC131022154 gene encoding protein NRT1/ PTR FAMILY 7.3-like has product MSEKMVKNREEYTLDGSVDRRGRPAIRSKYGSWNAGILLLVNQGLATLAFFGVGVNLVLFLTRVMEQDNASAANSVSKWTGTVYLFSLLGAFLSDSYWGRYKTCAVFQLIFVIGLASLSLSSYLFLLRPAGCGDEKNPCGPHSTLHVSLFYVSIYLIALGNGGYQPTIATFGSDQFDEDHPKESRSKVAFFSYFYLALNLGSLFSNTFLGYYEDKGVWAIGFWASTGSATLALILFLLGTPIYRHFTPKGNPFSRFCQVLIAAARKWTVAVPFNDDELYEVRGSDLADNGARKILHTDGFKFLDRAAVVSERDEAKEAKSKSGRNPWRLCSVTQVEEVKCILRLLPIWLCTIPYSVVFTQMTSLFVEQGAAMKTTVAGFHVPPASMSSFDILSVASFIFIYRRAIDPAVARLRKSGSLTELERMGVGLLIAIAAMLSAGGVEHLRLRHARPDCPGCPGSSGLSIFWQVPQYVLIGASEVFMYVGQLEFFNAQAPDGLKSFGSALSMTSISLGNYVSSLIVTVVMKVSTADDMPGWIPRNLNEGRLDMFYYLLAALTAADFAVYVVCARWYKYTRFEERSGRGNIGDDHLLV; this is encoded by the exons ATGTCGGAGAAAATGGTGAAAAACCGAGAAGAATACACTCTTGATGGCTCCGTCGACCGCCGCGGAAGGCCTGCGATCCGATCAAAATATGGATCGTGGAATGCCGGCATTTTGTTACTAg TGAATCAAGGGCTTGCTACGCTGGCATTTTTCGGTGTGGGAGTGAATCTAGTATTGTTCTTGACGAGAGTGATGGAGCAAGACAACGCCAGCGCCGCAAACAGCGTGAGCAAATGGACCGGCACCGTCTACCTCTTCTCCCTCCTAGGCGCCTTCCTTAGCGACTCATATTGGGGCCGCTACAAAACTTGTGCTGTTTTTCAGCTCATTTTCGTCATC GGTTTGGCGTCTCTATCACTATCGTCGTACTTGTTCCTACTCAGGCCGGCCGGGTGCGGGGACGAGAAGAACCCGTGCGGGCCCCACTCGACCCTCCACGTGTCTCTGTTCTACGTGTCGATATACTTGATCGCCCTCGGCAACGGAGGCTACCAGCCCACGATCGCGACCTTCGGCTCGGACCAGTTCGACGAGGACCACCCCAAGGAGAGCCGCTCCAAGGTGGCCTTCTTCAGCTACTTCTACTTGGCCCTCAATCTTGGGAGCCTCTTCTCCAACACCTTTTTGGGCTACTACGAGGATAAGGGCGTTTGGGCCATCGGCTTTTGGGCTTCTACTGGATCCGCTACGCTTGCACTCATCCTCTTCCTTTTGGGAACTCCAATTTATAGGCATTTCACCCCCAAAGGCAACCCCTTTTCCAGATTTTGCCAGGTCTTGATCGCCGCCGCCAGAAAATGGACCGTCGCTGTCCCTTTCAACGATGATGAGCTGTACGAGGTACGAGGAAGCGATCTCGCCGATAATGGAGCCAGGAAGATCCTTCACACTGATGGGTTTAA ATTCTTGGACAGAGCAGCTGTGGTGAGCGAGAGAGACGAAGCGAAGGAGGCGAAATCCAAGAGCGGCCGGAATCCATGGCGGCTGTGCTCCGTGACGCAAGTGGAGGAAGTGAAATGCATACTGCGTCTCCTCCCGATATGGCTGTGCACGATCCCCTACTCCGTGGTGTTCACCCAGATGACCTCCCTCTTCGTGGAGCAGGGCGCCGCCATGAAAACCACCGTCGCCGGCTTCCACGTGCCCCCGGCCAGCATGTCCAGCTTCGACATCCTCAGCGTCGCCTCCTTCATCTTCATCTACCGCCGCGCCATCGACCCGGCCGTCGCCCGCCTCCGCAAGTCCGGCTCCCTCACCGAGCTCGAGCGGATGGGGGTCGGCCTCCTCATCGCCATCGCCGCCATGCTCTCCGCCGGCGGCGTGGAGCACCTCCGCCTGCGCCACGCGCGGCCGGACTGCCCCGGCTGCCCGGGGTCGAGCGGGCTCAGCATTTTCTGGCAGGTGCCGCAGTACGTGCTGATCGGGGCGTCCGAGGTGTTCATGTACGTCGGGCAGCTCGAGTTCTTCAACGCGCAGGCCCCCGACGGCCTCAAGAGCTTCGGGAGCGCGCTGAGCATGACGTCGATCTCGCTCGGGAACTACGTCAGCAGCCTCATCGTCACCGTCGTCATGAAGGTGTCGACGGCGGACGACATGCCCGGCTGGATCCCCAGGAACCTCAACGAGGGGCGGCTGGACATGTTCTACTACCTGCTGGCGGCGCTCACGGCGGCGGACTTCGCCGTCTACGTCGTGTGCGCGAGGTGGTACAAGTATACGAGGTTTGAGGAGAGGAGTGGGAGAGGGAATATTGGTGATGATCATTTGCTGGTTTAA
- the LOC131022155 gene encoding serine/threonine-protein kinase BSK2 isoform X1 — MGCLQSKTANVQSPDQEPSHPDSKPDLANGDQVDPDQVPAFKEFGLAELRAATNGFSSELIVSESGEKAPNVVYRGKIRSNHLVAIKRFSKQSWPDARQFMAEAAGVGKVRHKRLVNLIGCCAEGDERLLVAEYMPNDTLSKHLFHWDKQPLPWEMRVRVAYHIAQALDHLNAENRKIYHDLNAYRILFDEEGDPRLSTFGLMKNSRDGKSYSTNLAYTPPEFLRTGRVIPESVIYSYGTVLLDLLSGKHIPPSHALDIIRGKNVLLLMDSSLEGQYANEDATTLVELASKCLQYEAKDRPDVKFLLTAVTPLQKQEVASHVLMGLTKTPVAVALPTMLSPLGKACARMDLTAVHDIMLKTGYKDEEGAENELSFQEWTQQVQDMLNTKKFGDIAFRDKDFKGAIDYYSKLVSMMSVPSGTVFVRRALSYLMIGQPELALRDAMQAQVCLPEWPMAFYVQALALSKLGMETDAQDMLNDGASFEAKKLNSWRN; from the exons ATGGGCTGTTTGCAGTCCAAAACTGCCAATGTCCAGTCCCCTGACCAAGAACCCTCACACCCCGACTCCAAACCAGATCTag CAAATGGGGACCAAGTAGATCCAGATCAAGTGCCTGCATTCAAGGAATTTGGGCTTGCTGAACTACGTGCTGCGACGAATGGTTTTAGCAGCGAGCTTATAGTTTCTGAGAGTGGAGAGAAAGCTCCTAATGTTGTCTATAGGGGTAAGATCCGAAGCAACCACCTAGTTGCGATCAAGCGCTTCTCAAAGCAGTCATGGCCTGATGCGCGGCAGTTTATG GCGGAAGCTGCTGGAGTTGGTAAAGTTAGACACAAAAGACTGGTGAATTTAATCGGATGCTGTGCTGAAGGAGATGAACGCCTATTAGTAGCTGAATACATGCCCAATGACACGCTCTCGAAGCATCTTTTTCATT GGGACAAACAACCTCTGCCATGGGAAATGCGTGTGAGAGTTGCATACCATATTGCACAAGCTCTAGATCACTTGAATGCTGAAAACCGAAAAATTTATCATGATTTGAATGCTTACAGAATTCTTTTCGATGAG GAAGGTGACCCCAGGTTATCTACTTTTGGTTTGATGAAGAACAGCAGGGATGGGAAGAGCTATAGCACCAATCTAGCTTACACTCCCCCTGAGTTTTTGCGCACAG GCAGGGTTATCCCAGAAAGTGTGATATACAGTTATGGAACTGTTCTTCTGGACCTCTTGAGCGGAAAGCATATTCCCCCTAGCCAC GCCTTGGATATAATAAGAGGCAAAAATGTTTTATTGCTGATGGATTCATCCCTGGAAGGACAATATGCTAATGAAGATGCTACGACATTGGTGGAACTTGCATCCAAGTGTCTCCAATACGAGGCCAAAGATAGACCCGATGTCAAGTTTTTGCTCACTGCTGTCACGCCCCTTCAAAAGCAGGAG GTTGCATCGCATGTGCTGATGGGTCTGACAAAGACTCCTGTTGCTGTTGCTCTGCCTACCATGCTCTCGCCTCTTGGAAAGGCTTGCGCGAGAATGGATCTCACTGCTGTGCACGATATTATGCTCAAAACGGGCTACAAAGATGAAGAGGGTGCTGAAAATGAG CTCTCATTCCAAGAATGGACGCAACAAGTTCAAGATATGCTAAATACGAAGAAATTTGGCGATATAGCATTCAGAGACAAGGATTTCAAGGGTGCAATCGACTACTACTCCAAG CTGGTGTCGATGATGTCTGTTCCGTCTGGGACAGTGTTTGTGAGGCGTGCTCTCTCGTATTTGATGATAGGGCAGCCAGAGTTGGCGCTGAGGGACGCTATGCAAGCTCAGGTTTGCTTGCCCGAGTGGCCAATGGCCTTCTACGTGCAGGCTCTCGCCCTTTCTAAGCTCGGAATGGAGACCGATGCACAAGACATGCTCAACGACGGAGCCTCCTTCGAAGCCAAGAAGCTAAATAGTTGGCGCAACTAG
- the LOC131022155 gene encoding serine/threonine-protein kinase BSK2 isoform X2 — MGCLQSKTANVQSPDQEPSHPDSKPDLDPDQVPAFKEFGLAELRAATNGFSSELIVSESGEKAPNVVYRGKIRSNHLVAIKRFSKQSWPDARQFMAEAAGVGKVRHKRLVNLIGCCAEGDERLLVAEYMPNDTLSKHLFHWDKQPLPWEMRVRVAYHIAQALDHLNAENRKIYHDLNAYRILFDEEGDPRLSTFGLMKNSRDGKSYSTNLAYTPPEFLRTGRVIPESVIYSYGTVLLDLLSGKHIPPSHALDIIRGKNVLLLMDSSLEGQYANEDATTLVELASKCLQYEAKDRPDVKFLLTAVTPLQKQEVASHVLMGLTKTPVAVALPTMLSPLGKACARMDLTAVHDIMLKTGYKDEEGAENELSFQEWTQQVQDMLNTKKFGDIAFRDKDFKGAIDYYSKLVSMMSVPSGTVFVRRALSYLMIGQPELALRDAMQAQVCLPEWPMAFYVQALALSKLGMETDAQDMLNDGASFEAKKLNSWRN; from the exons ATGGGCTGTTTGCAGTCCAAAACTGCCAATGTCCAGTCCCCTGACCAAGAACCCTCACACCCCGACTCCAAACCAGATCTag ATCCAGATCAAGTGCCTGCATTCAAGGAATTTGGGCTTGCTGAACTACGTGCTGCGACGAATGGTTTTAGCAGCGAGCTTATAGTTTCTGAGAGTGGAGAGAAAGCTCCTAATGTTGTCTATAGGGGTAAGATCCGAAGCAACCACCTAGTTGCGATCAAGCGCTTCTCAAAGCAGTCATGGCCTGATGCGCGGCAGTTTATG GCGGAAGCTGCTGGAGTTGGTAAAGTTAGACACAAAAGACTGGTGAATTTAATCGGATGCTGTGCTGAAGGAGATGAACGCCTATTAGTAGCTGAATACATGCCCAATGACACGCTCTCGAAGCATCTTTTTCATT GGGACAAACAACCTCTGCCATGGGAAATGCGTGTGAGAGTTGCATACCATATTGCACAAGCTCTAGATCACTTGAATGCTGAAAACCGAAAAATTTATCATGATTTGAATGCTTACAGAATTCTTTTCGATGAG GAAGGTGACCCCAGGTTATCTACTTTTGGTTTGATGAAGAACAGCAGGGATGGGAAGAGCTATAGCACCAATCTAGCTTACACTCCCCCTGAGTTTTTGCGCACAG GCAGGGTTATCCCAGAAAGTGTGATATACAGTTATGGAACTGTTCTTCTGGACCTCTTGAGCGGAAAGCATATTCCCCCTAGCCAC GCCTTGGATATAATAAGAGGCAAAAATGTTTTATTGCTGATGGATTCATCCCTGGAAGGACAATATGCTAATGAAGATGCTACGACATTGGTGGAACTTGCATCCAAGTGTCTCCAATACGAGGCCAAAGATAGACCCGATGTCAAGTTTTTGCTCACTGCTGTCACGCCCCTTCAAAAGCAGGAG GTTGCATCGCATGTGCTGATGGGTCTGACAAAGACTCCTGTTGCTGTTGCTCTGCCTACCATGCTCTCGCCTCTTGGAAAGGCTTGCGCGAGAATGGATCTCACTGCTGTGCACGATATTATGCTCAAAACGGGCTACAAAGATGAAGAGGGTGCTGAAAATGAG CTCTCATTCCAAGAATGGACGCAACAAGTTCAAGATATGCTAAATACGAAGAAATTTGGCGATATAGCATTCAGAGACAAGGATTTCAAGGGTGCAATCGACTACTACTCCAAG CTGGTGTCGATGATGTCTGTTCCGTCTGGGACAGTGTTTGTGAGGCGTGCTCTCTCGTATTTGATGATAGGGCAGCCAGAGTTGGCGCTGAGGGACGCTATGCAAGCTCAGGTTTGCTTGCCCGAGTGGCCAATGGCCTTCTACGTGCAGGCTCTCGCCCTTTCTAAGCTCGGAATGGAGACCGATGCACAAGACATGCTCAACGACGGAGCCTCCTTCGAAGCCAAGAAGCTAAATAGTTGGCGCAACTAG